A genome region from Pseudomonas sp. N3-W includes the following:
- the surE gene encoding 5'/3'-nucleotidase SurE: MRILISNDDGVAAPGLAALYAALADYTECVVIAPDQDKSGASSSLTLDRPLHPQTLANGFISLNGTPTDCVHLGLNGLLEQQPDMVVSGINMGANLGDDVLYSGTVAAALEGRFLELPSFAFSFASRQTENLPTAAYFARKLVEAHARLELPPRTVLNVNIPNLPLDHIRGIQLTRLGHRARAAAPMKVVDPRGKAGYWIAAAGDAEDGGPGTDFHAVMQGYVSITPLQLDRTFNEAFRSLDGWLEGLR, from the coding sequence ATGCGTATTCTGATTTCTAACGACGATGGGGTAGCCGCACCCGGTCTTGCCGCGCTTTATGCTGCGCTGGCGGATTACACCGAGTGTGTGGTTATTGCCCCGGACCAGGACAAAAGCGGCGCCAGCAGCTCGCTGACGCTCGACCGTCCGTTGCACCCGCAAACCTTGGCCAACGGCTTTATCAGCCTCAATGGCACACCCACCGATTGCGTGCACCTGGGGCTCAACGGCCTGCTGGAGCAGCAACCGGACATGGTGGTGTCCGGGATTAACATGGGCGCTAACCTCGGGGACGATGTGCTGTATTCCGGGACCGTGGCGGCGGCCCTGGAGGGTCGCTTTCTGGAGCTCCCTTCGTTTGCCTTTTCATTTGCCTCACGGCAAACAGAAAATCTTCCTACAGCAGCATATTTCGCCCGCAAGCTGGTTGAAGCGCATGCCAGGCTTGAACTGCCACCGCGTACCGTGCTGAACGTGAACATCCCGAACTTGCCGCTGGACCACATTCGTGGCATTCAGTTGACTCGCCTCGGACACCGCGCCCGCGCCGCGGCGCCGATGAAAGTGGTCGATCCGCGAGGCAAGGCCGGTTACTGGATCGCTGCTGCTGGCGACGCCGAAGATGGCGGTCCCGGCACTGACTTTCATGCAGTGATGCAAGGCTACGTCTCCATCACGCCGCTGCAACTGGACCGCACCTTCAATGAGGCCTTCAGAAGTCTTGATGGCTGGCTGGAGGGATTGCGCTGA
- a CDS encoding protein-L-isoaspartate(D-aspartate) O-methyltransferase produces the protein MTSQRTRERLIQRLYEEGLSNARVLEVIRSTPRHLFVDEALAHRAYEDTALPIGHNQTISQPYMVARMSELLLEAGPLDKVMEIGTGSGYQTAVLSQLVERVFSVERIKVLQDRAKERLVELNLRNVVFRWGDGWEGWPALAPYNGIIVTAVATDVPQALLDQLAPGGRLVIPVGSGEVQQLMLIIREENGFSRRVLGAVRFVPLLNGPLA, from the coding sequence ATGACGTCCCAGCGCACCCGCGAGCGATTGATTCAGCGCCTGTATGAAGAGGGGCTGTCCAACGCCAGAGTGCTGGAAGTGATTCGCAGCACGCCGCGTCACCTGTTCGTCGACGAGGCGCTGGCCCATCGTGCTTATGAAGACACAGCGCTGCCGATCGGCCATAACCAGACCATCTCCCAGCCTTATATGGTGGCGCGCATGAGCGAGCTGCTGCTGGAAGCGGGGCCGCTGGACAAGGTCATGGAAATCGGCACCGGCTCGGGTTATCAGACGGCGGTACTGTCGCAGTTGGTGGAACGGGTGTTCTCCGTAGAGCGCATCAAGGTGTTGCAGGATCGGGCCAAGGAACGCCTGGTGGAGTTGAACCTGCGCAACGTGGTGTTTCGTTGGGGCGATGGTTGGGAAGGCTGGCCGGCGCTGGCGCCGTACAACGGCATTATCGTCACGGCGGTGGCCACCGATGTGCCCCAGGCGCTGCTCGATCAACTGGCACCAGGAGGCCGGCTGGTAATCCCGGTTGGTTCAGGTGAGGTTCAGCAATTGATGCTGATCATCCGCGAAGAAAACGGCTTTTCCAGACGTGTTCTGGGCGCTGTTCGTTTCGTTCCGCTGCTCAACGGGCCTCTGGCCTGA
- the rpoS gene encoding RNA polymerase sigma factor RpoS — protein MALSKEVPEFDIDDEVLLMETGIATDSMSNDEGAAPPSVRAKSKHSASLKQHKYIDYTRALDATQLYLNEIGFSPLLSPEEEVHFARLSQSGDPAGRKRMIESNLRLVVKIARRYVNRGLSLLDLIEEGNLGLIRAVEKFDPERGFRFSTYATWWIRQTIERAIMNQTRTIRLPIHVVKELNVYLRAARELTQKLDHEPSPEEIANLLEKPVGEVKRMLGLNERVSSVDVSLGPDSDKTLLDTLTDDRPTDPCELLQDDDLSQSIDQWLSELTDKQREVVIRRFGLRGHESSTLEDVGLEIGLTRERVRQIQVEGLKRLREILEKNGLSSESLFQ, from the coding sequence ATGGCTCTCAGTAAAGAAGTGCCGGAGTTTGACATCGACGATGAGGTTCTCCTTATGGAGACCGGCATCGCTACGGATTCGATGTCGAATGATGAAGGGGCTGCACCACCTTCTGTTCGCGCCAAATCCAAACACTCCGCTTCTCTAAAGCAACACAAGTACATTGACTACACGCGGGCACTCGACGCCACGCAGTTGTATCTCAATGAAATCGGCTTTTCCCCGCTGCTCTCCCCCGAAGAAGAAGTTCATTTTGCGCGACTGTCGCAAAGTGGCGATCCGGCTGGGCGCAAGCGCATGATTGAAAGTAACCTGCGGCTGGTGGTTAAAATCGCCCGGCGTTACGTCAATCGTGGCCTGTCGCTGCTGGACTTGATCGAAGAGGGCAACCTGGGCCTGATCCGGGCGGTGGAAAAGTTCGACCCCGAGCGTGGCTTCCGCTTTTCGACCTACGCGACCTGGTGGATTCGTCAGACCATCGAGCGTGCGATCATGAATCAGACCCGGACCATCCGGTTGCCGATCCATGTGGTCAAGGAGCTTAACGTGTACCTGCGGGCTGCACGGGAGCTGACACAAAAGCTCGATCACGAACCCTCACCTGAAGAAATCGCCAACCTGCTGGAAAAACCGGTAGGCGAGGTCAAGCGCATGCTTGGCCTCAACGAGCGGGTTTCTTCGGTCGACGTGTCCCTGGGCCCGGATTCGGATAAAACCCTGCTGGACACCCTTACCGACGACCGTCCGACCGATCCCTGTGAGCTGCTGCAGGACGACGACTTGTCCCAGAGCATCGATCAGTGGCTGTCGGAGCTGACCGACAAGCAGCGTGAGGTGGTGATACGCCGCTTCGGTCTGCGTGGCCATGAGAGTAGCACCCTGGAAGACGTAGGCCTGGAAATCGGTCTGACCCGGGAACGGGTACGGCAGATTCAGGTTGAAGGCCTCAAACGGCTTCGGGAGATTCTCGAGAAAAACGGCCTGTCGAGTGAGTCGCTGTTTCAATAA
- a CDS encoding peptidoglycan DD-metalloendopeptidase family protein, which translates to MSLTVIAQRMGTTSFQRLVTGLVLSTLLVGCSSNKSSDVRVVDRNNAAAQRPAVTTGQYVVRPKDTMFSIAFRYGWDYKALAARNNIPAPYTIHPGQTIRFDGRTGSTATTVAGSSDSTPSSSLKTTIIRRQANGTTTSSSTSTAAVAPSVANKSAPAPLPPAGPAPTGWGWPSNGILIGKFSSNGSLNKGIDIAGDLGQPVLAASDGTVVYAGSGLRGYGELVIIKHSDTYVSAYGHNRRLLVREGQQVKVGQTIAEMGSTGTDRVKLHFEIRRQGKPVDPLQFLPRR; encoded by the coding sequence GTGAGTCTCACAGTCATTGCGCAGCGTATGGGTACAACGAGCTTTCAGCGCCTGGTGACTGGCCTTGTCTTGAGCACCTTGCTGGTCGGTTGTTCCAGCAACAAATCGAGTGACGTGCGCGTCGTCGATCGCAACAATGCCGCGGCCCAGCGTCCGGCAGTGACGACGGGCCAGTACGTCGTACGACCTAAGGACACGATGTTCTCCATCGCCTTCCGTTACGGATGGGATTACAAGGCTCTGGCGGCGCGGAACAACATTCCTGCGCCGTACACGATCCATCCGGGTCAGACGATTCGCTTCGATGGCCGTACCGGTTCAACGGCTACGACCGTAGCCGGTTCGTCCGATTCAACGCCTTCGTCGTCGCTCAAAACCACGATAATCCGGCGTCAGGCGAACGGTACAACCACCAGCTCGTCGACCAGTACGGCGGCTGTTGCACCGTCCGTCGCCAACAAGTCAGCCCCCGCACCATTGCCTCCAGCCGGCCCGGCCCCGACCGGCTGGGGATGGCCTTCTAATGGCATTCTTATTGGAAAATTCTCTTCAAACGGTAGTTTGAATAAAGGAATTGATATCGCCGGGGATTTGGGACAGCCTGTTTTAGCTGCGTCTGATGGGACGGTGGTATACGCCGGGAGTGGCTTAAGGGGCTACGGCGAATTAGTCATCATCAAACACAGCGATACCTACGTCAGCGCCTACGGTCACAACCGCAGGCTTTTGGTTCGGGAGGGGCAGCAGGTCAAAGTCGGACAGACAATTGCCGAAATGGGGTCAACGGGTACAGACCGGGTGAAACTGCATTTTGAGATTCGCCGACAAGGTAAGCCTGTAGATCCGCTGCAATTCCTGCCACGTCGTTGA